Proteins from a genomic interval of Toxotes jaculatrix isolate fToxJac2 chromosome 5, fToxJac2.pri, whole genome shotgun sequence:
- the LOC121182442 gene encoding protein Bouncer-like, with protein MLQLLHVSVLWIYLHLPSLLCDNLLCYYSPILEKEKTFKFIVTECPPDEMCFKADGRYGNHSALSARGCMAEKDCSQMHELRLKGTVYIMSYACCDRPYCNACLVVTAKLFSITATLVTVAVMASSL; from the coding sequence ATGTTGCAGCtcctgcatgtttctgtgttgtggATCTACCTTCACCTCCCCTCACTGCTGTGCGACAACCTGCTTTGCTACTACAGCCCCAtcctggagaaggagaagacgTTCAAGTTCATTGTGACAGAGTGCCCTCCTGATGAGATGTGCTTCAAGGCGGACGGTCGCTACGGCAATCACAGTGCCCTGTCAGCTCGGGGCTGCATGGCAGAGAAGGACTGCAGCCAGATGCACGAGCTCCGCCTCAAAGGAACCGTCTACATCATGAGCTATGCCTGCTGTGACAGGCCGTACTGCAACGCCTGCCTGGTTGTCACAGCCAAACTCTTCTCCATCACTGCGACACTTGTCACTGTAGCTGTGATGGCCAGCAGCTTGTGA